A single genomic interval of Carassius gibelio isolate Cgi1373 ecotype wild population from Czech Republic chromosome A22, carGib1.2-hapl.c, whole genome shotgun sequence harbors:
- the LOC127943076 gene encoding CREB-binding protein isoform X5 has translation MAENVLESGPPSAKRAKLTAPAPDASELGSLSWDDLENDLPDELIPNGDLGLMSMSSNGGAAGTGGHGPMVPDTAAKHKQLSELLRPGSSAGIGPQLGGLRKIPLGQGSPSHPSQTQKPGGTPGAQCNNASSAGLGLGTGFTQAMLNSGMMGQSAGGQPGQVINGTLSSVGRGRGAPGMQYQGGVMQVAPSVGAGGAGGAVPGGAGSVLAETLTQGAQQMGINTQQAGNINKMGMAGGSSPFGQYQGGGQQMGSAGVNAQNKGALPKSLPQFPTDLKGATVTSVPNMPQQLQVSVGMVAGQGVSAGPTADPEKRKLIQQQLVLLLHAHKCQRREQANDEVRACALPHCRTMKNVLNHMTHCQAGKSCQVAHCASSRQIISHWKNCTRHDCPVCLPLKNASDKRNQQPMLSPPSTGLQSSVGTVGTGQQTAPALPSSTPIDPSSMQRAYAALGLPYSSQTPAQTQSPGQTPPQMRSISTLGGGQMNSISVPTSDQSKLLPDGTVPSTLNPNNQLMLDGPTVGSMGNLPTAAPLSATGVRKAWHEHVTQDLRNHLVHKLVQAIFPTPDPAALKDRRMENLVAYARKVEGDMYESANSRDEYYHFLAEKIYKIQKELEEKRRSRLQKQIINQTPMTAAGQQPPALNPPNVMGPRPQNGSVPLPNVPNQIINRMQASQGLNPFGAMPNVPMSQSPMGTRAASPINHQQINMNQVPTMNMSPTRMPPTQSMLGAHGGNTVAQTANQTQFTAQPQFPANTNAMNVNMGQPNTQAAVSQQPNANLSLNALGPLGPPLSCPTPPQAPLRATPPPNATTSTTNLPAALQPSQASTPTPAPAQCTPPHELTLPAQQHPGTPSGENRVPTPASAASAELHSQHAVSEVPPSNTKTEEQEYDTCIKTEPKMKTEDDTGSLLVKKEEPEGSEAKQEPMETEDKKTDLKTETKEEDESKTNGTASSSPSQSRRKIFKPEELRQALMPTLESLYRQDPESLPFRQPVDPMLLGIPDYFDIVKNPIDLSTIKRKLDTGQYQEPWQYVDDVWLMFNNAWLYNRKTSRVYKYCSKLAEVFELEIDPVMQSLGYCCGRKYEFSPQTLCCYGKQLCTIPRDGTYYSYQNRYHFCEKCFNEIQGDNVTLGDDPAQPQTMISKDQFERKKNDTLDPEPFVECKDCGRKMHQICVLHYEAIWPLGFICDNCLKKSGKTRKENKFSAKRLQTTRLGTYIEDRVNKYLKRQNHPEAGEVFVRVVASSDKTVEVKPGMKARFVDTGEMPESFPYRTKALFAFEEIDGVDMCFFGMHVQEYGSECPFPNTRRVYVSYLDSIHFFRPRVLRTAVYHEILIGYLEYVKKLGYVTAHIWACPPSEGDDYIFHCHPADQKIPKPKRLQEWYRKMLDKAFAERILHDYKDIFKQATEDRLTSANELPYFEGDFWPNVLEESIKELQQEEEERKKEENTAACETPEGTPGDSKNAKKKNNKKTNKNKSSVSRANKKKPGMPNVANDLSQKLYATMEKHKEVFFVIHLHSGPIVNSLLPIVDPDPLLNCDLMDGRDAFLTLARDKHWEFSSLRRCKWSTMCMLVELHNQGQDRFVYTCNECKHHVETRWHCTVCEDFDLCISCYNTKGHEHQMVKWGLGLDDDNNSQSGEASKSPQESRRLSIQRCIQSLVHACQCRNANCSLPSCQKMKRVVQHTKGCKRKTNGGCPVCKQLIALCCYHAKHCQENKCPVPFCLNIKHKLRQQQLQHRVQQAQMMRRRMATMQGRAMPQSLPSPPASTAPSTPTSHQQPNTPQTPQPLSNQPTTPNAGVMSPAYPNAPRNGQPPPQASQGKPGPQASPLHQQQSPLPQPPPQQQPPQQQPPQQPPPMAVKMARHIEMVAQAQHQQNYRMTMNGLPMNHQQPRMPGPMQQSMQHVGPRGQQVMPPMPQGQWTGGPQQGMQAAQQQVAPQQTAPGAPQTMPMQRPTMSQQAAQPRMMVPTQGPRPQTPQRPGAIAPNALQDLLLTLKSPSSPQQQQQVLNILKSNPQLMAAFIKQRTAKYHANQPQQQQVQQGMHAAQPAMQNLAAMQAVPRPGLAPQQQPQQPAPQGMAALGSQSQLMNPAHANNPQLQELYRRQLLRRQQQQQQQQQQQGVMPQAHGQFPQTQGTATNYTQLRMQQQQQLAMQGTGGPMGQLPPMAQMGQGGMGMDGTSNLLHQRMLQQQQLPQQQVVLKPPMGSPAQPSPMSPQTHLLSGQQQGTHLPGQTMANALSNQVCSPAPVQSPRPPSQQPPPHSSPSPQVQPQPSPQHAPPHTGSPHPGLTTPMTGSLELAHLGTPEQSAMLPQLNTPNRGGLPSDLGMVGDTTGDTLEKFVEGL, from the exons ATGGGCATGGCTGGTGGCAGCAGTCCGTTCGGTCAGTACCAGGGTGGAGGGCAACAGATGGGCTCGGCTGGTGTGAACGCTCAGAATAAAGGCGCCCTTCCTAAAAGCCTGCCCCAGTTTCCAACTGACCTAAAGGGAGCGACGGTCACCAGTGTGCCAAACATG CCCCAGCAGCTGCAGGTGTCGGTGGGGATGGTGGCAGGTCAGGGTGTGTCCGCGGGCCCCACGGCCGACCCGGAGAAGCGAAAGCTGATCCAGCAGCAGCTGGTTCTGCTGCTCCATGCCCACAAGTGCCAGCGGCGCGAGCAGGCCAACGACGAGGtgcgggcctgtgcgctgccccACTGCAGGACCATGAAGAACGTCCTCAACCACATGACGCACTGCCAGGCCGGCAAATCCTGCCAAG TGGCTCACTGTGCTTCATCGAGGCAGATCATCTCGCACTGGAAGAACTGCACGAGGCACGACTGTCCCGTCTGCCTCCCGCTGAAGAACGCCAGCGACAAACGCAACCAGCAAC CAATGCTGAGTCCCCCCAGCACTGGTCTGCAGAGCTCTGTCGGGACGGTCGGCACGGGGCAGCAGACGGCTCCTGCTCTGCCCAGCTCTACACCCATCGACCCCAGCTCCATGCAGCGGGCGTACGCTGCCCTCGGCCTCCCCTACAGCAGCCAGACCCCCGCACAGACGCAGAGCCCCGGGCAGACGCCGCCACAAATGAGATCCATCAGCACACTCG GGGGAGGTCAGATGAACTCAATCAGCGTACCGACATCAGATCAGTCTAAGCTGCTCCCTGATGGCACTGTGCCATCAACACTTAACCCTAACAA TCAGCTGATGCTGGACGGCCCTACGGTAGGGAGCATGGGTAACCTGCCCACAGCAGCCCCTCTGTCAGCCACCGGAGTGAGGAAGGCCTGGCACGAGCACGTCACGCAGGACCTCCGCAACCACCTTGTGCACAAACT GGTTCAGGCCATCTTCCCTACGCCAGACCCCGCCGCCCTGAAGGACCGCCGCATGGAGAACCTGGTGGCATATGCACGGAAAGTGGAAGGGGATATGTATGAGTCGGCCAATAGTAGG GATGAGTACTATCACTTTCTGGCGGAGAAGATCTATAAGATCCAGAAGGAGCTGGAGGAGAAGAGAAGATCCCGGTTACAAAAGCAGATTATCAACCAGACGCCCATGACTGCTGCGGGACAACAGCCACCGGCCCTCAACCCGCCTAACGTCATGGGACCTCGGCCACAGA ATGGATCCGTGCCTTTGCCCAATGTGCCAAATCAGATCATCAATCGCATGCAGGCGTCTCAAG GGTTGAATCCATTCGGTGCAATGCCCAATGTGCCGATGTCTCAGTCTCCCATGGGAACACGTGCCGCTTCTCCGATAAACCATCAACAGATCAATATGAACCAAGTCCCGACG atgaaTATGTCTCCCACACGAATGCCCCCCacacaaagcatgctgggagcTCACGGCGGGAACACGGTGGCACAGACGGCCAACCAGACACAGTTCACGGCTCAACCTCAGTTCCCCGCCAACACCAACGCTATGAATGTCAACATGGGCCAGCCCAACACGCAGGCGGCCGTTTCACAG CAGCCGAACGCTAACCTCTCCCTGAATGCACTTGGCCCCTTGGGCCCTCCACTAAGCTGCCCCACGCCCCCTCAGGCTCCACTCCGCGCCACGCCGCCCCCCAACGCCACCACCAGCACCACTAACCTGCCAGCAGCACTGCAGCCCAGTCAGGCCTCCACACCCACCCCCGCCCCTGCTCAGTGCACCCCGCCTCACGAGCTGACCCTCCCTGCCCAGCAGCACCCTGGGACACCG AGCGGTGAAAACCGTGTGCCCACTCCAGCATCGGCAGCCAGCGCCGAGCTGCACTCCCAGCATGCCGTGTCTGAAGTACCGCCCAGCAACACTAAAACAGAAGAGCAAGAATACGACACGTGCATCAAAACAGAGCCCAAGATGAAG ACGGAGGACGACACGGGCTCCCTATTGGTCAAAAAGGAGGAGCCGGAGGGGTCGGAGGCTAAGCAGGAGCCAATGGAGACCGAGGACAAAAAGACAGACTTGAAGACAGAGACTAAAGAAGAAGATGAAAGCAAGACGAACGGCACAGCGTCCTCTTCACCATCTCAGTCTCGCAGGAAAA TCTTTAAGCCAGAAGAGTTGCGGCAGGCATTGATGCCCACCCTGGAGTCTCTGTACAGGCAAGATCCAGAGTCTCTGCCCTTCCGGCAGCCGGTGGACCCCATGCTTCTTGGCATCCCT GACTACTTTGATATCGTGAAGAACCCCATAGACCTGTCGACGATCAAGCGCAAGCTGGACACGGGTCAGTATCAGGAGCCGTGGCAGTATGTAGATGACGTGTGGCTGATGTTCAACAACGCCTGGTTGTACAACAGGAAGACGTCGCGCGTGTACAAGTACTGCTCCAAACTGGCCGAGGTGTTCGAGCTGGAGATCGACCCCGTCATGCAGAGCCTCGGCTACTGCTGCGGGAGGAAG TACGAGTTTTCTCCTCAGACACTGTGCTGTTACGGCAAGCAGCTATGTACAATTCCCCGAGACGGCACTTATTACAGCTATCAGAACAG GTATCATTTCTGCGAGAAGTGCTTCAATGAGATTCAGGGAGACAATGTGACGCTAGGAGATGATCCTGCTCAGCCCCAGAC CATGATCTCTAAAGACCAGTTCGAAAGGAAGAAGAATGACACGTTAGATCCTGAGCC GTTTGTTGAATGTAAAGATTGCGGGCGGAAGATGCATCAGATATGTGTCCTGCATTATGAGGCTATCTGGCCTTTAGG TTTTATCTGTGATAACTGTTTGAAAAAGAGCGGGAAGACGAGAAAAGAGAACAAGTTTTCGGCTAAAA GGTTGCAGACGACACGGTTAGGCACGTACATCGAGGATCGAGTGAACAAGTACTTGAAGAGGCAGAACCATCCAGAAGCTGGAGAGGTGTTCGTGCGAGTTGTAGCCAGTTCAGACAAAACGGTGGAGGTCAAACCTGGCATGAAGGCCAG GTTTGTGGACACAGGAGAAATGCCTGAGAGCTTCCCCTACAGAACCAAAGCACTTTTTGCCTTTGAGGAAATTGACGGAGTGGACATGTGTTTCTTTGGCATGCACGTGCAAGAGTATGGCTCTGAATGCCCTTTCCCTAACACCAG ACGGGTATATGTATCGTACCTTGATAGTATTCACTTCTTCAGACCTCGAGTGCTGAGAACAGCAGTCTATCATGAAATCCTCATCGGCTATTTGGAATACGTCAAGAAGCTTGG ATACGTTACGGCACACATCTGGGCATGTCCACCTAGTGAAGGTGATGACTATATCTTCCACTGTCACCCTGCCGACCAGAAAATCCCAAAACCCAAGCGTCTGCAGGAGTGGTACCGCAAAATGCTGGACAAGGCCTTTGCTGAGCGGATACTGCATGACTACAAG GACATCTTTAAGCAAGCCACCGAGGACCGTTTGACGAGTGCAAACGAACTCCCGTATTTTGAGGGTGATTTTTGGCCCAATGTGTTGGAGGAGAGCATCAAGGAGTTGCagcaagaggaagaggagaggaaaaaagaagaaaacacagCAGCTTGTGAAACTCCAGAG GGCACGCCAGGGGACAGCAAGAACGCAAAGAAGAAGAAcaacaagaaaacaaataagaataaaagcaGTGTGAGCCGAGCTAATAAAAAGAAACCCGGGATGCCGAATGTAGCCAATGATCTTTCTCAGAAACTCTACGCCACAATGGAGAAACACAAAGAG GTGTTTTTTGTAATCCATCTGCACTCTGGGCCTATAGTCAATTCATTACTACCTATCGTTGACCCTGATCCCCTTCTGAACTGTGACCTAATGGACGGAAGGGACGCCTTCTTGACGTTAGCGCGGGATAAGCACTGGGAGTTCAGCTCTTTGCGGCGCTGCAAGTGGAGCACTATGTGCATGCTAGTGGAATTGCACAACCAGGGCCAGGACCGCTTTGTCTACACTTGCAACGAATGTAAACACCATGTCGAAACACGCTGGCACTGTACGGTCTGCGAG GACTTTGACCTGTGCATTAGTTGCTACAACACTAAGGGCCATGAGCACCAGATGGTTAAGTGGGGTCTTGGTCTGGACGATGACAACAACAGCCAAAGTGGCGAGGCCTCCAAGAGTCCTCAGGAGAGTCGGCGTCTAAGCATCCAGCGTTGCATCCAGTCTCTGGTGCATGCCTGCCAGTGCCGCAATGCCAACTGCTCTCTGCCATCTTGCCAGAAGATGAAGCGTGTGGTCCAGCATACCAAGGGCTGCAAACGCAAGACAAACGGTGGCTGTCCGGTGTGCAAGCAGCTCATTGCTCTCTGCTGCTATCATGCCAAGCACTGTCAAGAGAACAAGTGCCCTGTGCCCTTCTGCCTCAATATCAAGCACAAACTGCgtcagcagcagctgcagcacAGGGTCCAGCAGGCGCAGATGATGCGGAGACGCATGGCTACAATGCAGGGCCGAGCCATGCCTCAGAGCCTACCATCACCGCCTGCATCAACAGCCCCCAGCACGCCCACCTCGCATCAGCAACCCAACACCCCTCAAACACCACAACCGCTGTCCAACCAACCAACAACTCCCAATGCGGGCGTCATGTCCCCAGCCTATCCCAATGCTCCCCGCAATGGACAACCCCCTCCACAAGCTTCACAGGGCAAACCCGGCCCACAAGCTTCCCCACTTCACCAGCAGCAGTCTCCGCTCCCGCAACCACCTCCTCAGCAGCAGCCACCACAACAACAGCCTCCTCAACAGCCTCCGCCTATGGCGGTCAAAATGGCACGGCACATAGAAATGGTTGCGCAAGCTCAACACCAACAGAACTATCGCATGACCATGAATGGCCTTCCCATGAACCACCAGCAGCCACGCATGCCAGGCCCAATGCAGCAATCCATGCAACATGTTGGGCCACGCGGACAACAGGTCATGCCACCAATGCCACAAGGACAGTGGACTGGAGGCCCTCAGCAAGGCATGCAAGCGGCTCAGCAGCAGGTTGCTCCACAACAGACCGCACCGGGCGCCCCACAGACCATGCCTATGCAGAGACCGACAATGTCCCAGCAGGCTGCACAGCCACGTATGATGGTGCCCACACAGGGCCCACGACCGCAAACACCCCAGAGACCTGGAGCCATTGCCCCCAATGCCTTGCAAGACCTgctactcaccctcaagtcgccCAGCTCGCCCCAACAACAGCAGCAGGTGTTGAACATCCTCAAATCGAACCCGCAACTCATGGCTGCCTTCATCAAACAGAGGACCGCAAAATACCACGCCAACCAGCCGCAGCAGCAACAAGTGCAACAGGGCATGCATGCAGCGCAGCCAGCGATGCAGAACCTGGCAGCCATGCAGGCAGTGCCACGACCTGGCTTGGCGCCGCAGCAGCAACCCCAACAGCCCGCGCCACAAGGCATGGCAGCTCTTGGATCCCAGAGTCAGCTCATGAACCCTGCACACGCCAACAACCCACAGCTCCAGGAGCTGTACCGCCGTCAGCTTTTGCGGCGgcagcaacaacagcagcaacaacagcagcagcagggaGTGATGCCGCAGGCACATGGCCAGTTCCCGCAGACACAAGGCACTGCTACCAACTACACGCAACTCCGgatgcagcagcagcaacagttgGCCATGCAGGGAACAGGTGGACCCATGGGCCAGCTGCCCCCTATGGCCCAGATGGGGCAGGGTGGGATGGGAATGGACGGCACATCCAACCTCCTCCACCAACGCATGctccagcagcagcagcttcCACAACAACAGGTCGTCCTCAAGCCTCCAATGGGCTCACCAGCGCAACCAAGTCCAATGAGCCCGCAAACTCACCTGCTTTCCGGACAGCAGCAAGGCACACACCTTCCCGGCCAAACCATGGCTAATGCACTCAGTAATCAGGTGTGCTCACCAGCCCCTGTACAGTCGCCCAGACCTCCGTCACAGCAACCTCCTCCACATTCCAGTCCTTCCCCGCAGGTTCAGCCACAGCCATCGCCACAGCACGCACCGCCCCACACAGGTTCACCACACCCTGGTCTTACGACACCCATGACTGGCTCCTTGGAGCTTGCGCACCTGGGCACACCTGAGCAGAGTGCCATGCTCCCGCAACTCAATACGCCCAACCGCGGAGGGCTGCCCAGTGACTTAGGCATGGTGGGAGACACAACAGGAGACACGCTGGAGAAATTTGTGGAGGGATTGTAG